In Acidobacteriota bacterium, a single window of DNA contains:
- a CDS encoding response regulator, producing the protein MAEKILLLDDEVDMLLLLQTIITSRTDHEVVSTNNPLELEDLMAAHAFSLVISDLKMLGRDGLEVVEKTHEIDPTIPVVIITAYGSLESAQEAIRKGAYDYITKPFRKEQVLIAIERALEWRRLTLENQRLKNGGG; encoded by the coding sequence ATGGCCGAAAAAATCCTGTTGCTGGACGACGAAGTGGACATGCTCCTCCTGCTTCAGACCATCATCACTTCTCGAACCGACCACGAGGTGGTCAGCACGAACAACCCACTGGAGCTGGAGGACCTCATGGCGGCCCACGCCTTCTCCCTGGTCATCTCGGACCTCAAGATGCTGGGCCGCGACGGATTGGAGGTCGTGGAAAAAACCCACGAGATCGATCCCACGATCCCCGTGGTCATCATCACCGCATACGGCAGCCTCGAGTCGGCCCAGGAAGCCATCCGCAAGGGCGCCTACGACTACATCACCAAACCCTTCCGCAAGGAGCAGGTCCTCATCGCCATCGAACGCGCCCTGGAATGGCGCCGCCTGACCCTCGAGAACCAGCGCCTCAAGAACGGAGGGGGATAA
- a CDS encoding ATP-binding protein translates to MRSPWLRSRRSMPLWGLLAAGLLLVAAFILGLVSFGKMRQVVGEEFNEQQLVLARNLATLIRQDLDFLRRELMALNQSPLAESDHSATWERRMRVTFDAVQSGELLEIRLVSPSGKDAYILLSEGEVLHEKGDFSQTTSFLWASRPENRGKVLLISSSLPVEGDLDRRRPRLVLAVPHYHALGGYNLHDPSGRIFAGVLEFTVDATALATRFTADARSGTTGYAWVLDEMGTFLAHPEKDFLGKNAFKARHEKNPKLAFEGINVIMRDHMLRGQEGKGEYLSGWHRQLKGPVHKLIGYTAAHLDPERPDLFWSVAVVAPASEVQGMVRSLFLRQFTVQTAIFLAILAGSVSVIRRDRWWSKLQKEKERQINLSSRLASLGTLAAGVAHEVNNPIAIILGFCDLLLEKVPPGSQEYEHLKIIEKQALACKKIVENLGRFARIPEQRAETSDLNEEVRRVLAMVRNTLLTEKIQCVLDLEEGIPPVSGDPQGLQQVFLNLITNARAAMKSGGTLTIQTRRMGSRAVTSVSDTGHGIAKQDLERIFDPFFTTKAPGEGTGLGLSISHGIVEKAGGSIQVESRHVDAVGEEHAGSTFRVVLPLAPSGEEAHGPAGGAA, encoded by the coding sequence ATGAGATCCCCCTGGCTCCGGAGCCGGCGGTCCATGCCTCTCTGGGGGCTCCTGGCCGCGGGCCTGCTCCTGGTGGCGGCCTTCATTCTGGGCCTGGTCTCCTTCGGCAAGATGAGGCAGGTCGTGGGCGAGGAGTTCAACGAGCAGCAGCTCGTCCTCGCCCGCAATCTGGCCACCCTCATCCGGCAGGATCTGGACTTTCTTCGCCGCGAACTCATGGCGCTCAACCAGTCGCCCCTCGCCGAGTCGGACCACTCCGCCACGTGGGAGCGGCGCATGCGGGTCACCTTCGACGCCGTGCAGAGCGGCGAACTCCTGGAAATTCGCCTCGTCTCCCCCTCGGGGAAGGATGCATACATCCTTCTTTCCGAGGGCGAGGTCCTGCACGAAAAGGGGGACTTCTCCCAGACGACCTCCTTCCTCTGGGCCTCCCGACCCGAGAACCGGGGCAAGGTGCTCCTGATCTCCTCGAGCCTCCCGGTGGAAGGCGACCTGGACAGGCGAAGGCCCCGGTTGGTCCTCGCCGTTCCCCACTACCACGCCCTCGGCGGTTACAACCTTCACGACCCTTCGGGGCGCATCTTCGCGGGCGTCCTTGAATTCACCGTGGACGCCACCGCGCTCGCAACGAGGTTCACGGCCGACGCCCGCTCGGGAACGACCGGCTACGCGTGGGTCCTGGACGAGATGGGCACGTTCCTCGCCCATCCGGAGAAGGACTTCCTGGGCAAGAACGCCTTCAAGGCGCGACACGAGAAGAACCCCAAGCTCGCCTTCGAAGGGATCAACGTGATCATGAGGGACCACATGCTCCGGGGCCAGGAGGGGAAGGGTGAGTACCTTTCCGGGTGGCACCGCCAGCTCAAGGGGCCCGTCCACAAGCTCATCGGATACACGGCGGCCCACCTGGACCCAGAGCGCCCCGACCTCTTTTGGTCCGTGGCCGTCGTGGCCCCGGCCAGCGAGGTCCAGGGCATGGTGCGGTCCCTTTTCCTCCGCCAGTTCACCGTCCAGACAGCGATCTTCCTGGCCATCCTCGCCGGGAGCGTTTCCGTGATCCGGAGGGACCGCTGGTGGTCCAAGCTCCAGAAAGAAAAGGAGCGCCAGATCAACCTGAGCTCGCGCCTCGCTTCCCTGGGAACCCTCGCGGCGGGCGTCGCCCACGAAGTCAACAACCCCATCGCCATCATTCTCGGGTTTTGCGATCTCCTCCTCGAGAAGGTCCCTCCGGGATCGCAGGAGTACGAGCACCTCAAGATCATCGAGAAGCAGGCCCTGGCGTGCAAGAAGATCGTCGAAAACCTGGGACGCTTCGCCCGGATTCCCGAACAAAGGGCGGAAACGTCGGACCTCAACGAGGAAGTGCGCAGGGTGCTCGCCATGGTGCGCAACACGCTCCTGACCGAGAAGATCCAGTGCGTCCTCGACCTGGAGGAAGGGATTCCACCCGTCAGCGGCGACCCCCAGGGACTCCAGCAAGTGTTCCTCAACCTCATCACCAACGCCCGCGCCGCCATGAAGTCCGGAGGAACCCTCACGATCCAGACCCGACGAATGGGCTCCCGGGCGGTGACCTCCGTGAGCGACACGGGCCACGGAATCGCGAAGCAGGACCTGGAGCGGATCTTCGATCCGTTCTTCACCACCAAGGCGCCCGGCGAGGGAACCGGGCTCGGGCTGTCCATCAGTCACGGAATCGTGGAGAAGGCAGGCGGCTCCATCCAGGTGGAGAGCCGCCACGTGGACGCAGTGGGAGAGGAGCACGCGGGCAGCACCTTCCGGGTCGTGCTCCCCCTGGCTCCCAGCGGCGAGGAGGCCCACGGCCCCGCCGGCGGAGCCGCATAG
- a CDS encoding PEP/pyruvate-binding domain-containing protein, translated as MTLPSFLRNLLAGRSDGGSEDARGRFLRKYEAYRKLASANNAALEVLADLQSKAGGEFLFDAKYLRDATANALARGREVVEALDALSGGRERRLRGALAELETKLAEETAPTVRIPDGPRVLSLSEAADAPVDLVGAKAWRLAVLRTRAGVPAPDGFSITSRACRDFLEQGGIFPKVRAAVEDLPLANQEGLLRTSEALRAAVLGTPWPRDLADKILSAFDALEARTGKRGLLVSARSSAVGEDGDFSFAGQYASILNVDREHILEACREVLASQFGPRALVYYKARGAGGDLLPMAVCVVAMVDARASGVLYTRPPDDPSEESMVLAGSWGLGPSTVDGRLTPDVFTVGRGAGHPLLRSRVAPKDRMLLCRESRGLVDVEVPGWMRDQPCLTPAQVSALAGFGAALEAYFGRAQDVEWALDAEERIVILQSRPLRVSGEAAGRAEVLAQRKGLTPLLSEGTVVSRGVGSGPVFLLEDGDSPTSVPPGAVLVARAAEPRLAEAMDRAAALVTEVGSTTSHLATVAREFGVPALFGVRGALASLNAGTVVTVDAELGNVYPGRVDALLESAARRRAEGTQDTPLFRRLRAILALLTPLNLTDVRGRNFKAAGCQTLHDILRYAHERAMEEMFLAGGSFGKESGGALRLASPLPVSFYFLDLGGGLEMPAGERELRPEHFRCRPLLHLWPGMIEVPWDKAPAASGRDVASLMMTAMTSGDVARQMAEPNYVLVSDVYLNMNFRLGYHFSRVDACSTDNVHENYASLLFHGGAADLRGRSRRVDFIERVLRRDGWRSSRRGDALFARIENQDAESLAHRLRALGRLLVVTRQVDTLFGSDSDVERAAEAFAKGDFTLGLGEAPP; from the coding sequence ATGACTCTGCCCTCCTTCCTCCGAAACCTGCTCGCGGGGCGCTCGGACGGCGGCTCCGAGGACGCCCGCGGCCGGTTCCTGAGGAAGTACGAAGCCTACCGGAAGCTCGCCTCGGCCAACAACGCGGCCCTGGAAGTCCTGGCCGACCTGCAGTCCAAGGCGGGGGGCGAGTTTCTCTTCGACGCCAAGTACCTGAGGGACGCCACCGCCAACGCCCTGGCCCGAGGCCGGGAGGTGGTGGAGGCCCTTGACGCCCTCTCGGGGGGCCGCGAGCGCCGCCTCCGCGGAGCCCTCGCCGAGCTGGAAACCAAGCTCGCCGAGGAGACCGCCCCCACCGTGCGCATTCCGGACGGCCCCCGCGTGCTTTCCCTCTCGGAGGCGGCGGACGCCCCCGTGGACCTCGTTGGGGCCAAGGCTTGGAGGCTGGCCGTGCTGAGGACCCGGGCGGGCGTGCCGGCGCCCGACGGTTTTTCCATCACGAGCCGGGCGTGCCGGGATTTTCTCGAACAGGGCGGGATCTTCCCGAAGGTACGGGCCGCCGTGGAGGACCTCCCTCTGGCGAACCAGGAGGGCCTCCTCCGAACGAGCGAGGCGCTGCGCGCGGCCGTTCTGGGAACCCCATGGCCGAGAGATCTCGCCGACAAGATCCTCTCGGCCTTTGACGCCCTGGAGGCCCGAACGGGAAAGCGCGGCCTCCTGGTGTCAGCGCGATCCAGCGCCGTCGGAGAGGACGGCGATTTCAGCTTCGCCGGCCAGTACGCCTCGATCCTGAACGTGGACCGGGAACACATCCTCGAGGCCTGCCGCGAAGTCCTTGCCAGCCAGTTCGGACCTCGCGCCCTTGTGTACTACAAGGCCAGGGGCGCCGGCGGAGACCTCCTGCCCATGGCCGTCTGCGTGGTCGCCATGGTGGACGCGCGGGCCAGCGGGGTCCTCTACACCCGCCCTCCGGACGACCCCTCCGAGGAGTCCATGGTCCTGGCAGGAAGCTGGGGCCTCGGTCCCTCCACGGTGGACGGGCGGCTGACCCCGGACGTGTTCACGGTGGGCCGGGGCGCGGGACACCCTCTCCTCCGTTCCCGGGTGGCGCCCAAGGACCGGATGCTCCTCTGCCGGGAGAGCCGGGGGCTCGTGGATGTGGAGGTCCCTGGCTGGATGAGGGACCAGCCGTGCCTGACGCCGGCCCAGGTGTCGGCGCTGGCCGGTTTCGGCGCCGCTCTGGAAGCCTATTTCGGAAGGGCCCAGGACGTGGAGTGGGCCCTCGACGCGGAGGAGCGGATCGTCATTCTCCAGTCGAGGCCTCTGAGAGTCTCCGGAGAAGCCGCCGGGCGGGCGGAGGTGCTCGCCCAAAGAAAGGGCCTGACGCCCCTCCTCTCGGAGGGGACCGTGGTCTCACGGGGCGTGGGCTCGGGCCCGGTGTTCCTTCTTGAAGATGGCGACTCTCCCACCTCGGTCCCCCCGGGGGCGGTTCTCGTGGCCCGGGCGGCGGAACCCAGGCTGGCCGAAGCCATGGACCGGGCCGCGGCCCTCGTCACGGAAGTGGGGTCCACGACGAGCCACCTCGCCACGGTGGCCCGAGAATTCGGAGTTCCGGCGCTCTTCGGCGTCCGAGGAGCCCTGGCTTCTCTGAACGCCGGGACCGTGGTGACCGTGGACGCGGAGTTGGGCAACGTGTACCCGGGGCGCGTGGACGCCCTTCTGGAGAGCGCGGCCCGAAGGCGCGCCGAGGGAACCCAGGACACTCCGCTCTTCCGGCGGCTGCGGGCCATCCTCGCTCTCCTGACCCCCCTGAATCTGACGGACGTCCGAGGCAGGAACTTCAAGGCCGCCGGGTGCCAGACGCTCCACGACATTTTGAGATACGCCCACGAACGGGCCATGGAAGAGATGTTCCTCGCGGGAGGGAGCTTCGGAAAGGAGTCGGGAGGCGCGCTGAGGCTGGCGAGTCCCCTCCCCGTATCCTTTTACTTCCTGGATCTCGGCGGCGGCCTGGAAATGCCCGCGGGGGAAAGGGAACTGCGCCCGGAGCACTTCCGCTGCAGGCCGCTCCTCCACCTCTGGCCGGGGATGATCGAGGTCCCGTGGGACAAGGCCCCTGCCGCCTCCGGACGGGACGTGGCTTCCTTGATGATGACCGCCATGACCTCCGGGGACGTGGCCCGCCAGATGGCCGAACCCAACTACGTGCTCGTCTCCGACGTGTACCTCAACATGAACTTCCGGCTGGGATACCACTTTTCCCGGGTGGACGCGTGCTCCACCGACAACGTGCACGAGAACTACGCGAGCCTCCTCTTCCACGGGGGCGCCGCCGACCTCCGAGGCAGGTCGCGGCGCGTGGACTTCATCGAGCGCGTCCTGAGAAGGGACGGCTGGAGATCCTCCCGGCGGGGAGACGCCCTCTTCGCCCGAATCGAAAACCAGGACGCCGAATCCCTGGCCCACCGCCTCCGCGCTCTGGGCCGGCTGTTGGTGGTCACCCGGCAGGTGGACACGCTCTTCGGGAGCGATTCGGACGTGGAGCGGGCCGCGGAGGCCTTCGCCAAGGGTGACTTCACGCTCGGACTGGGGGAGGCCCCGCCATGA
- a CDS encoding PEP/pyruvate-binding domain-containing protein codes for MGLLSFGKGILFGKRWRPIEAHRDTRAHLTLNYLTFKDLITSNDEVLEIISDLEEKLQGETYFGMTYIRFRCVTAATHTYRMIANLNKLSGRRFQELPVTFSTVQKAIEEVLEKSRRRASPEGPWVLDLSEVDASMHDRVGGKSANLGEIRNRVKLPVPDGFAITTDAFRQFLEANQLTEEIRSRLVNVDLDDLDSLREASEAVKEQFQAGFVPPEVERAILAAYRRLCDTLGRSARVSVRSSAVGEDGDISFAGQYSSLLNVDRDHLLAAYKEVLAGLYTPRAIFYRSVHGIPDEDIPMGVACIAMVDAAASGVACSVNPNRPDSGTLVINGAWGLGVGTVGGSVSPDFWEVSKDADMPLVEARLGTKETSVEPLDEGGIGPVALAPAVGGAYCLTERQVRDLAYIVVAAEKHYGRPQEMEWALDKLGRFTILQCRPLRLSRFSEDSSRLPPAEIEGHRLLLTGASASNGVASGPVFRLNGIEDLAFVPDGSVVVARHSSPQIVKVMGRVAAIVTDVGATTGHMASLAREFGVPAVLDTREATTRLEAGQVVTVDASRGAVYDGRIESIVAEKPAQPKRSMKGTPVHQVLVEVCRHIVPLHLTDPRSPDFRQGACRTFHDMVRFVHEKAFEEMFRMSDRVSDADYRSVRLRERLPFELYLIDIGGGLNSPPGRSEISPGDLRSEPMRALLSGMSDPRLRWWEPKGISLAGFLSVATESLFTPTHDTAERRLGDKSYAIVAESYCNFSSRIGYHFTAVDAFCSDMLNRNYVSFRFKGGAADDLRRAKRCELIGEILRRLDFQIERGGDLINARLRKFPKETILDRLGQLGRLVVATRQLDMRMGPSAAVGWYADAFFEGNFLFEPQSPPRTAPETAP; via the coding sequence GTGGGCCTTCTGTCCTTCGGGAAGGGCATTCTCTTTGGAAAACGCTGGCGCCCCATCGAGGCGCACCGGGACACCCGCGCCCACCTCACGCTCAATTACCTCACGTTCAAGGATCTCATCACTTCCAACGACGAAGTCCTCGAAATCATCTCCGACCTGGAGGAGAAGCTCCAGGGCGAGACCTACTTCGGCATGACCTATATCCGGTTCCGGTGCGTCACGGCCGCGACCCACACCTACCGGATGATCGCCAACCTGAACAAGCTGTCGGGACGGCGGTTCCAGGAACTCCCCGTCACCTTTTCCACGGTGCAGAAGGCCATCGAGGAAGTCCTGGAAAAGAGCCGCCGCCGCGCGAGCCCGGAGGGTCCGTGGGTCCTGGACCTGTCGGAGGTGGACGCCTCCATGCACGACCGGGTGGGGGGCAAGAGCGCCAACCTCGGGGAGATCCGGAACCGCGTCAAGCTGCCCGTGCCCGATGGCTTCGCCATCACCACCGACGCCTTCCGGCAGTTTCTGGAGGCCAACCAGCTGACGGAGGAGATCCGCTCCCGACTGGTCAACGTGGACCTGGACGACCTGGACAGCCTCCGGGAGGCGAGCGAGGCCGTCAAGGAGCAGTTCCAGGCCGGATTCGTCCCCCCGGAGGTGGAGCGCGCCATCCTCGCCGCCTACCGACGGTTGTGCGACACCCTCGGGCGCTCGGCCCGGGTGTCCGTCCGATCGAGCGCCGTGGGGGAGGACGGGGACATCTCCTTCGCGGGACAGTACTCCAGCCTCCTCAACGTGGATCGGGATCACCTCCTGGCCGCCTACAAGGAGGTCCTCGCGGGCCTGTACACCCCCCGGGCCATTTTCTACCGGAGCGTCCACGGGATCCCCGACGAAGACATCCCCATGGGCGTGGCGTGCATCGCCATGGTGGATGCCGCCGCCAGCGGAGTCGCCTGCTCGGTCAACCCGAACCGTCCCGATTCGGGCACCCTGGTCATCAACGGGGCCTGGGGGCTGGGCGTGGGGACGGTGGGGGGATCCGTGAGCCCGGACTTCTGGGAGGTGTCCAAGGACGCGGACATGCCCTTGGTGGAGGCCCGCCTCGGGACCAAGGAGACCAGCGTGGAGCCCCTCGACGAGGGCGGGATCGGACCCGTGGCCCTGGCCCCCGCCGTGGGGGGGGCCTACTGCCTGACGGAGCGGCAAGTCCGGGATCTCGCCTACATCGTGGTGGCCGCGGAGAAGCACTATGGCCGGCCCCAGGAAATGGAGTGGGCCCTCGACAAGCTCGGCCGTTTCACCATCCTCCAGTGCCGCCCCCTCCGACTCTCCCGGTTTTCCGAGGACTCCTCCCGGCTTCCCCCGGCCGAGATCGAGGGCCATCGCCTGCTCCTCACGGGGGCGTCCGCCTCCAACGGGGTCGCATCCGGCCCGGTCTTCCGGCTCAACGGCATCGAGGACCTCGCCTTCGTGCCCGACGGCTCCGTGGTGGTGGCGCGCCACTCCTCTCCCCAGATCGTGAAGGTCATGGGGCGGGTCGCGGCCATCGTGACCGACGTGGGGGCGACCACGGGCCACATGGCCTCCCTCGCAAGGGAATTCGGCGTGCCGGCGGTCCTCGACACGCGGGAGGCGACCACGCGTCTGGAGGCGGGCCAGGTGGTGACGGTGGACGCCAGCCGCGGCGCGGTTTACGACGGCCGGATCGAGTCCATCGTGGCCGAGAAGCCCGCCCAGCCCAAACGGTCCATGAAGGGCACCCCCGTCCACCAGGTCCTGGTGGAGGTTTGCCGCCACATCGTCCCCCTCCACCTCACGGACCCGAGAAGCCCCGATTTCCGGCAAGGTGCATGCCGCACCTTCCACGACATGGTGCGCTTCGTTCACGAGAAGGCCTTCGAGGAGATGTTCCGCATGAGCGACCGCGTCTCCGACGCGGATTACCGGTCCGTGCGGTTGCGGGAGCGCCTTCCCTTCGAACTGTACCTCATCGACATCGGCGGGGGCTTGAACAGCCCCCCCGGCCGATCCGAGATTTCGCCGGGGGACCTCCGTTCGGAGCCCATGCGCGCCCTTCTCTCGGGCATGAGCGACCCGCGTTTGCGCTGGTGGGAACCCAAAGGCATCTCCCTGGCCGGCTTCCTGTCCGTGGCCACCGAGTCTCTCTTCACCCCGACCCACGACACCGCCGAGCGCCGGCTTGGGGACAAGAGCTACGCCATCGTCGCCGAGTCCTACTGCAACTTCAGCTCCCGGATCGGCTACCACTTCACTGCCGTGGATGCCTTCTGCTCCGACATGCTCAACCGGAACTACGTGTCCTTCCGCTTCAAGGGAGGCGCGGCGGACGACCTGCGACGCGCCAAGCGCTGCGAACTCATCGGCGAGATCCTCAGGCGGCTGGATTTTCAGATCGAGCGCGGGGGCGATCTCATCAACGCCCGGCTGAGGAAGTTCCCGAAGGAGACCATCCTCGACCGTCTCGGCCAGCTGGGCCGGCTGGTGGTGGCCACCCGACAGCTGGACATGCGGATGGGGCCCTCGGCGGCGGTGGGTTGGTACGCCGACGCCTTCTTCGAAGGGAACTTTCTCTTTGAACCGCAGAGCCCACCCCGCACGGCGCCGGAGACCGCCCCATGA
- a CDS encoding response regulator: MRVIRLLLVDDESRYVETLSKRLTARGLYVEGVHSGKEAIAVLESRPFDVVLLDVRMPGMDGIATLREIKKIQPLVQVVLLSGNASINAAIEGMRLGAMDYLLKPADLEDVLAKVEEAFEKKGAEEARSREEKGARGR, translated from the coding sequence ATGCGGGTCATCAGGCTGCTTCTCGTGGATGACGAGTCGCGCTACGTGGAAACGCTTTCCAAGCGGCTCACGGCCCGAGGTCTCTACGTCGAGGGCGTCCACTCGGGCAAAGAAGCCATCGCGGTGCTGGAAAGCCGGCCCTTCGACGTGGTCCTTCTGGACGTGAGGATGCCCGGTATGGACGGCATTGCGACCTTGCGCGAGATCAAGAAGATCCAGCCCCTCGTGCAGGTGGTCCTCCTCTCCGGAAACGCCTCCATCAACGCCGCCATCGAGGGGATGCGCCTGGGCGCCATGGACTACCTGCTCAAGCCGGCCGATCTGGAGGATGTGCTGGCCAAGGTGGAAGAGGCCTTCGAGAAGAAGGGCGCGGAAGAGGCGCGCAGTCGGGAGGAAAAGGGTGCCAGGGGGCGCTGA
- a CDS encoding HAMP domain-containing sensor histidine kinase — MDKEPKAIRGRVLRAGSVIRPGVRRLVLALTLTSSLFLLLLTALALKRTPAASWLVLSLAASGVAASAIMGALAVDRLSRKLSEIEDQRDAFFEELTRLSKVSSLGEVSSSIAHDLNNPLAILNEEAGWLSDLLGGAGGSDEAAVRREMANSVEQIQAQIRRGREISRRILNWARETEGAGGRVDLNELLTKTLYLLESDMAEVRVQVVRRFAADLPNVAGSVAELRQVFLNLTKNALDSMRGRGGTLTLATVRLGESARVSVSDTGTGIPEGNLARIFEPFFTTKPGDRGTGLGLSISSYIVKKLGGTIEVESRLGEGTTFHVTLPAARESPGALAMTGGTDAGHQAASRG, encoded by the coding sequence ATGGACAAGGAGCCGAAGGCCATCCGCGGGCGGGTGCTCCGGGCGGGTTCGGTCATCCGTCCTGGAGTACGCAGGCTTGTCCTGGCCCTGACGCTCACCTCTTCCCTGTTTCTTCTTCTCTTGACCGCTCTGGCCCTGAAACGGACCCCGGCGGCGTCCTGGCTGGTCCTCTCCCTCGCCGCTTCGGGGGTGGCGGCCTCCGCCATCATGGGGGCGCTCGCCGTCGATCGCCTTTCCCGCAAGCTGTCGGAGATCGAGGACCAGAGGGATGCCTTCTTCGAAGAGCTGACACGGCTGTCCAAGGTGTCCTCCCTCGGGGAGGTGTCCTCGAGCATCGCCCACGACCTCAACAATCCCCTGGCGATCTTGAACGAGGAGGCCGGATGGCTCTCGGACCTTCTGGGGGGGGCGGGCGGATCGGACGAGGCCGCGGTCCGCAGGGAAATGGCCAACTCGGTGGAGCAGATCCAGGCCCAGATCCGCAGGGGAAGGGAGATCTCCCGTCGCATCCTGAACTGGGCCCGGGAGACCGAAGGTGCCGGCGGCAGGGTGGACCTGAACGAACTGCTCACCAAGACCCTTTATCTTCTCGAAAGCGACATGGCCGAGGTGCGTGTCCAGGTCGTCCGGCGCTTCGCGGCGGACCTTCCCAACGTGGCGGGGAGCGTGGCCGAACTGCGGCAGGTCTTTCTCAACCTCACCAAGAACGCCCTGGATTCCATGCGGGGGCGCGGCGGGACCCTCACGCTGGCCACCGTTCGGCTGGGTGAGTCGGCCCGCGTGAGCGTTTCCGACACCGGGACAGGAATCCCGGAGGGGAACCTCGCCCGGATCTTCGAACCGTTCTTCACAACCAAGCCCGGCGACCGGGGTACCGGTTTGGGATTGTCCATCAGCTCTTACATTGTCAAGAAACTCGGGGGAACCATCGAGGTGGAAAGCCGGCTGGGAGAGGGCACCACCTTTCACGTGACCCTGCCCGCGGCCCGGGAATCTCCCGGTGCGCTGGCCATGACCGGAGGGACCGATGCGGGTCATCAGGCTGCTTCTCGTGGATGA
- a CDS encoding DVU0150 family protein, translated as MGARGWILRARVVAIGAVLTAMPTWLLAGGGEKQGKLVHVADTRNLKGINLYFADLYNTNRFLFTLEVVAITALMGLVLGLVMDWVVGRIGLDLSKREGKE; from the coding sequence ATGGGTGCAAGAGGATGGATCCTGAGGGCCCGGGTGGTGGCCATCGGCGCGGTTCTCACCGCGATGCCGACGTGGCTGCTGGCCGGAGGCGGCGAAAAGCAGGGGAAGCTCGTTCATGTGGCCGACACCCGAAACCTGAAGGGGATCAACCTGTACTTCGCCGATCTGTACAACACCAACCGCTTCCTCTTCACCCTCGAGGTCGTGGCCATCACCGCCCTTATGGGCCTGGTCCTGGGCCTGGTCATGGACTGGGTGGTGGGGCGGATCGGGTTGGACCTCAGCAAGCGAGAAGGGAAGGAGTAG
- a CDS encoding sulfite exporter TauE/SafE family protein, whose translation MDFLTVTLPISGVPVNIGLLVLLGVAVGVLGGFFGMGGAWMVTPALNIFGFPMPFAVGTDLCHMAGKSIISTRRHAKFGNVDMRLGLTMLAFDVVGIEIGARLVMFLERLGLAGPVIRWVYVIFLFLIAALVFYDYFKKRAMEKAAPSAGGDEGSAVRWHETLHKIKIPPIIRFDVAGVECSMWLPATVGLLVGILAGFLGIGGGLLMMPALVYLIGCPTYVAVGTDLFTVMIAGFYGAFTYGMKGRIEFLAVIFMLMGAAPGAQIGTIATKYIRGYGIRLIFGITVVCAMISVILKQMGLTAAATWMVMGAVSVLTVVVVVGMVQGAVREIRAKKS comes from the coding sequence CTGGACTTTCTGACCGTCACCCTTCCCATTTCGGGCGTGCCCGTCAACATCGGGCTCCTCGTCCTCCTCGGCGTGGCCGTGGGCGTCCTCGGAGGGTTCTTCGGAATGGGGGGCGCCTGGATGGTGACGCCCGCCCTGAACATCTTCGGCTTTCCCATGCCCTTCGCGGTGGGCACGGACCTCTGCCACATGGCGGGCAAGTCCATCATCTCCACCCGGCGCCACGCGAAGTTCGGGAACGTGGACATGCGGCTGGGGCTCACCATGCTGGCCTTTGACGTGGTGGGCATCGAGATCGGAGCGCGCCTGGTCATGTTCCTGGAGCGCCTCGGGCTGGCAGGCCCCGTCATCCGATGGGTTTACGTGATCTTCCTCTTCCTCATCGCCGCCCTGGTCTTTTACGACTACTTCAAGAAGAGGGCCATGGAGAAGGCCGCTCCGTCGGCGGGCGGGGACGAGGGGAGCGCCGTCCGGTGGCACGAGACCCTCCACAAGATCAAGATCCCGCCGATCATTCGGTTCGACGTGGCGGGAGTCGAATGCTCCATGTGGCTCCCGGCGACGGTGGGTCTCCTGGTGGGGATCCTGGCGGGGTTCCTGGGCATCGGCGGCGGGCTCCTCATGATGCCGGCCCTGGTCTACCTCATCGGCTGCCCCACGTACGTGGCCGTGGGAACCGACCTCTTTACGGTCATGATCGCCGGCTTCTACGGGGCGTTCACCTACGGAATGAAGGGGCGCATCGAGTTTCTGGCCGTGATTTTCATGCTGATGGGGGCTGCTCCGGGGGCCCAGATCGGAACCATCGCCACCAAGTACATCCGCGGATACGGCATCCGGCTCATTTTCGGGATCACCGTCGTGTGCGCCATGATTTCCGTCATCCTCAAACAGATGGGCCTCACGGCCGCGGCGACCTGGATGGTCATGGGCGCCGTCTCGGTCCTGACCGTGGTGGTGGTCGTGGGAATGGTCCAGGGCGCGGTTCGAGAGATCCGGGCGAAAAAGTCCTGA
- the aprB gene encoding adenylyl-sulfate reductase subunit beta, with protein MPSYVNPEKCDGCKALDKTACQYICPNDLMVLDKDKMKAYNRDVSMCWECYNCVKICPSQAVEIRGYADFVPMGAQVTPLRSTDSIMWTVKFRNGMLKRFKFPIRTTPEGSAVPDGGWTETKGDLNDPAVLFTEPASLDLPEVFTLKK; from the coding sequence ATGCCGAGTTACGTGAACCCGGAAAAGTGCGACGGGTGCAAAGCGCTGGACAAGACGGCTTGCCAGTACATTTGCCCCAACGACCTCATGGTCCTCGACAAGGACAAGATGAAGGCGTACAACCGCGACGTGTCCATGTGCTGGGAGTGCTACAACTGCGTCAAGATCTGCCCCAGCCAGGCCGTCGAAATCCGAGGCTACGCGGACTTCGTCCCCATGGGCGCCCAGGTGACGCCCCTGCGCTCCACCGATTCCATCATGTGGACGGTGAAGTTCCGCAACGGCATGCTCAAGCGCTTCAAGTTCCCCATCCGGACCACCCCCGAAGGTTCGGCCGTGCCGGACGGCGGCTGGACGGAAACCAAGGGCGACCTCAACGATCCCGCGGTGCTCTTCACCGAGCCCGCCTCGCTGGATCTGCCTGAAGTCTTCACGCTGAAGAAATAA